The Alkalibacter rhizosphaerae genomic sequence GAATGTTGGAAAGTTTTGACAAGACCAAATTGTACCTGAAAATCGACAAGCCACTCCATGCCAAAGCCATGGTGCTGATCGTCCATGGCCTGTGCGAACACCTGGGCCGCTACGACTATTTGACGGGAAAACTGTTGCGGAAAGGTTTTGGCGTATATCGCTTCGACCATCGGGGACATGGCCAGTCGGAAGGGACCCGGGTCTATTATGACGATTTCACGCAAATTTTTGAAGATGTCAATGCCGTCGTGGACCTTATCCAAAAAGAAGAACCGGACCTGCCCCTGTTTGTGATCGGTCACAGCATGGGCGGATATGCCGTAACACTCTTCGGCAGCCATTTTCCCAACAAGGTGGCGGGTTTTGTCCTATCTGGAGCCCTGACCAGAAACCGGGGATCCATCGGAGAGGAGCTGCCTCGGAATTTAGATCCCAAACAGTACTTTCCCAACGAACTGGGCTCCGGGGTGTGCAGCGACCCTGCTGTCGTGGAAGCCTACGCCAAAGATCCCTTGGTGGAGAAGCAGATCTCTTTCGG encodes the following:
- a CDS encoding alpha/beta hydrolase; translated protein: METRMLESFDKTKLYLKIDKPLHAKAMVLIVHGLCEHLGRYDYLTGKLLRKGFGVYRFDHRGHGQSEGTRVYYDDFTQIFEDVNAVVDLIQKEEPDLPLFVIGHSMGGYAVTLFGSHFPNKVAGFVLSGALTRNRGSIGEELPRNLDPKQYFPNELGSGVCSDPAVVEAYAKDPLVEKQISFGLFYTIFEGVQWLKENPHRFEDPVLILHGAKDGLVSYEDSLELFKEIDSDDKSLKVYSGLQHEIFNEYTKDEVIGDALFWLEKQLDPDHVDISYSEHTDSVIEDLGL